A region of the Sporolituus thermophilus DSM 23256 genome:
TGTTACCAACGCCATACCGACTATTATCGCAAAAGTCTCAAGATGCACGCTTCTTGTCTCCTTCCATCAGCCCCCCGATTATCGTTGCCACCAGGCAGGCCGCGATCATGTACCATTTTCCGGGTAGATATAATGCTCCCGCCACAGCGATAAGCCCGGCGATTATGCAAACCGCCACACTCGTCCGGTCCGTTAACCTGGGAAACAACAGTACCAAAAAAGTGGCGGGCATCGCAAAATCCAATCCCCATGCCAACGGGTCGGGAATGTAACTGCCGACAAAAACTCCTGCCACCGTTGACAAGCACCATGTGACATACATGAAAAGACTGACTCCCAGATGATAGGAAGGATTATATCCTGCCTGATAAATGCGGCTGACGGTTATGGCGTAAGACTCATCGGTCAGTAAAAAAGAAAGCAGCACCTGCAGCGATAAAGGCTGTCGCACCAGATATGGCGCCAAGGAAGCCCCCATCAGCAAATGGCGTAAATTAACCAATAAGGTTGTAAACACAATAATGCCCCAACCGGTGATGCCGGCCCCGATCATTGTAATGCCAATAAACTGGGCAGCTCCGGCAAACACTAAGAGTGACATCATCACTGTTTCCAGCGGTGTTAGCCCTGCTGTCAATCCCATTACACCACAGGTAATGCCAAAAGGTATAACACCTACCATAATTGGCCCGGCGTCCCTGGCGCCTTGCCAAAATTGCGGCATTGTCAAACCACGTTCCGTTACCTGCGCGGTTCTTGCATTATCCACACTGCTGACCTCCTATCGCGAAAATATCCAAAATGTAAAATTACATCCGAACATTGGCAATACCTGCAAACAAATAAAATAATCGAGTAGAGTAAGGCCCTGTAATTTGCTAAGGTCTGGCATACTGTCGCATAACAAAATGAAGCATAAAATGTCGTTTTTGACACCTTATGCTTCCTAAGCTCAGTCATTTTCTCAATTCAATTATTTCCGAGGCATTTTCCAACGGTTCGCTGCGTCTTCTTATCCGCTAAATAACCGTCATGATCCATATCTTGGGTAACTCAATAAACGAGCCGCATTTCTTCTGAAATATCTCGCACATAATCGCTATAAATATATGCTACAGTTCTTCCTGGAAAAGCGCCGTCGAAAGGTACCTTTCCCCCGTGTCGGGCAGCAACACCATGATGGTCTTTCCGGCATTCTCCGGGCGCTGAGCCACTTGGGTGGCGGCAAAGGCTGCGGCGCCACTGGATATGCCGACAAGCAGCCCCTCGGTCTTTGCCAGTTCGCGGGCGGTG
Encoded here:
- a CDS encoding AzlC family ABC transporter permease, which gives rise to MDNARTAQVTERGLTMPQFWQGARDAGPIMVGVIPFGITCGVMGLTAGLTPLETVMMSLLVFAGAAQFIGITMIGAGITGWGIIVFTTLLVNLRHLLMGASLAPYLVRQPLSLQVLLSFLLTDESYAITVSRIYQAGYNPSYHLGVSLFMYVTWCLSTVAGVFVGSYIPDPLAWGLDFAMPATFLVLLFPRLTDRTSVAVCIIAGLIAVAGALYLPGKWYMIAACLVATIIGGLMEGDKKRAS